The sequence below is a genomic window from Coffea arabica cultivar ET-39 chromosome 4c, Coffea Arabica ET-39 HiFi, whole genome shotgun sequence.
aatggaaaCACTATTTGTACGGTGTGACCTTTGAAGTTTTTACGGACaacaagagccttaagtacttgttttctcaaaagaaattgaatttgagacaaaggagatgggtagaatttttggaggattatgattgttcaatcaactaccacccaggaaaaaccaatgtggtagcagatgctttgAATAGAAAGGcccaagtagcagggttaatggtaaaagaatggGATATGTTAGAAGAAGTTAGTGTTTGGAACCCTCGCTTGGAGagattgaaaattttatttgggAACTTGTCATTGAAATCACCATTATTGGAGCATATTAAAGAGGCACAGAAAACGGACCCTACGGTTCAGAAAAAGTTGGAGCAAGTGCAAAAAGGAGAAAACCTAGACTTTAAGTTAGGATCTGAAGGAATATTAAGGTTTCGAGATCGAATCGTGGTTCCAGTTGATGGAGAGCTAAGGAAAGAAATTCTACAAGAATCACATCGATCGAGGTATACTATACACCCAGGAGTGAACAAAATGTATCACGATGTGAAAGAATTATACTGGTGGGACGGTTTGAAAAGGGACGTGGCAAAGTTTGTACAAAAATGTCTAATatgccaacaagtaaaagctgaacatcagaaaccttCTGGTTTATTACAGTCACTAGAAAttcctgaatggaagtgggaacatataaccatggattttgtaacaGGTTTGCCTAGGAATCAACAAGGatttgatgcaatttgggtaatagttgaTAGGCTTACCAAGTCCACACATTTTCTATCTGTGAGTACGAGCTTCACTTTGAAAAAATTGGccaagttgtacacagaagagatTATAAGATTGCATGGTATACCTATAAGCATTGTGTCTGATCGTGATCCAAGGTTTGTTTCATGTTTCTGGCAGAAATTGCAAGAGACattggggaccaagttgaagTTTAGTACAGCTTATCATCCCCAAACAGATAGGCAGTCAGAAAGGACAATTCAGACATTGGAAGATATGCTGAGGTCGTGTATATTGAattttggaggtaaatggaGTCAGTATATGGCCTTAgtagaatttgcctataataatagctatcacgcctcaattcaaatggcaccttatgaaGCATTGTATGGGAGGAGAtgtcgatctccgattcattgggatgaaataggagaaaaaaaaattttagatccaACGGTTATACCTTGGATGGAAGAAGCTCAGGAGAAAGTGAAACTAATTAAGGAAAGGCTTCAAACTGCCCAGAGTCGgcaaaagagctacgccgacacaagaaggaaagatttggaatttgaagtaggAGACAAAGTGTTCCTAAGAATTAAACCCGTGAAGGGCGGAGTAGAgtccaaaaagggtaaaaagtTAAAGCCGAGGTATATTAgaccttttgaaattttaaaacgAGTCGGAAAAGTGGCGTATCAACTGCAATTGCCTCCGAGTATGGCCAAGATTCACAATGTATTTCATGTTTCTATACTCAAGAAATATTACCCTGATCCAAGCCACGTGTTGCAATTGGAaggaattgaagtggatgaATCATTAACTTATGAGGAAGGACCAGTTAAGACTTTGGAAAGAGAAGTGAAGGAGttgagaaataaaaaaattcccttggtgaagattttatggagaaatcatggaataGAGGAAGCGACTTGGGAACTGGAAGAAGATATGTAGAGgaaataccctgagttatttttatagaaggtgagaattttgaggacaaaattcatttaagggggggaggatgtgagaacatTGAAAAgaatacatatacatatatacatgtatgtacGCGTTACATGTGCATTTTAGATTTTTAAtaaactttattattatttgatcTTAAATAAGTGTGCAAAAATAATCTGTTTTAGATTACAAATAATTCAATTGTGCAAATATtagattatttgaatttttaccAAGTTAAGTTAATATTTCTTGACGTTGAGTGTGCCATTGtttctattttaattctttGATTTCAATAACTAATTTTAAGTATTAATAACGATAGGTGTTAAGGGGAAACTAGAATTAAGATGAATCGTTTTAAAGTCAAAATCCGTATAACTATTTTTAGGACGTTGAATCTCGATGATTTAATTTTTGCGAGGGTAGAATTTTAGTAGGCATTCGAATTATATTTGgggtaaattttggaattagtttAGGATGAGGGACCTAAGTGAAAGGTTGAACAAGTTGCTAAAAGACTAAAACAGCCCTCCTCCATTTCAAATTCACCATGCAGCCATGGAACATTCCAAACAATTCCAATTCCTGCCGGTTCCACTTTCCACTTCTCATTCcagcattttccattttctattGCCGACCAACTCCACTCACAACATCACCCTATATACATTACATTACCACACACTCTCTTTCATCGGTTCTAATCACCACAATATCTCCGTTCCATCTTCCTTTCAGTCGTGAGCCGCGAGTGGAGAGCAAGGGGGAAAGAGCCGAgcctcttgtttcttttctttctgtccgtaaactagagagggaagagagaaacttgcgATTCATTCTGTCTTTCATCCGTGAGCTGGTGGAGAGCTTGAGACCATATTTCCTTCATTCAGCCGCAAGccagagcaagggagagagagagagctagcgGTCTGCAATTTCTGGACTGCCGAAGGGAGGAAAATTATTTCTGCTGCTAGCCGTGTGTGTGTACTCcatctgaggtaatttctggaacTAGACTAGTTGTTTAAGGGTAGATGATGATGATTAGGGGCTTGCATGTGGTGGTTGTGTGGTTAGATGATAGTTTAAGTCACAGAAAAATCTGTTTGAAAAGGAAGTGAAGTTGTCGAgagcttgagctggaaatttcggttttaatttgctagtttgtgatgatctgagcttaaTTTTGGACCCAACCTGATAGATAGTTCTttatttggtgttgcatgtgaacTTAATGGCTAGGAATtcggttgcatggctggaaagttttatttgaaaattgttgGACTGCTGAACCAATTTTTCCAGCTTAGCcgttggagttgttttggaaattgcatgggtattttagcatgaaatttgctggaaagtgtttgattttCACTTGGTTAGGTGTTTGACTAACTAAAATtagatgattaagctttgcatgaagtttATTAGTCCGgctaagcaagaaaaaaaatgaatgaaaatgagaacTGCTGCATGCAAGTTCATCCAAGGGTAATGAACAGAATTTCTGGAATTGTGGTTGAATGTTGTTGATGTCCGAACCTGATTTGGACTAGGACTGGTAGTAAATACATTGATTAGTCATGCATGTTAGTTTTGAGCACAAAAAATAAAGATTTAGCTGGGAAAAAAAATCCAGATTTACGACTAACTAagctgctggaaaattttctgcaatagCCGAGAGATTTCATGTTTGTTTGCAGCCGTAATTGCTGTCAAATGGAAAAATTGTGTTATGATATGCATGTAGTATGTTAGCTTTAAGTATTAAGTGAAGTTTAGTTGAAGAAAACCTGGGTAAAGGATGGAATTCTGGGTTGAGATCGTATGAGGAATTATGGAGAAAGTTTCAAATTTAAACTAtcaattgctggaaaattttatcCTAGTTGATGACAGATTTATGGGGACTTCTTGGTGGAATAATTTGCTGGAATTATCTGTCATTTGACTCATTCCATGTTGGACAAAATGCATGTTAAGTGTTTAGTGTTTAAAACAAGCTAAGGATGGAAactttgttgaaaattttgaagtatcTTTGCTAGAAATTTGTACCTGGTTGCTAGCCGTATTAGTTCAAGCTTTTAGCGAGTTTATTTTCTGGATTTGTGTATTATTCGCTTTAGTTTAATTTGAGCGGTTTATAAACTATACGTTTAGTGATTCTAGCAAGTAAAAGTTGAAGATTTAATGGATATTTTGAATTCTTAGAATCATTTGGAACTCAAGTTGGCTgtagtttttcttcttgttttgaatGGATTGGTGTTTGAAAGTGAGTATTTgttgtcaagagctaatgattgatgaagctcttgaccATTTGAGTAGTTTTTGCAAGAATTTAATTTTGGGGAATTTGTTCAAATGGTTGGCTGAAATGTACTTGGGAGGTCCATGGTTTGCATTTTTGATTGTCTTGATACCTTGGATTTTCtttattgaattttgtttgggaactgaatctgttgaaacctagggctaatgattgatgaagccctagtgacATTTGTATTTGAATTGGTTTTAGCTTTATTGGCAAATTGGAATCGTGAagtccattttaattttttgaattcaaatacCTTTAAATCAAGCTTTGTGGTAATATTTTGCTTTAATAgcaaactatatatatatagtatagtacgttaatattaaaaatttaaatatcaggacttttaaaaccttgccgACTAGTTAATGCTTTTCTTTACTTAAGCCAGTTTCATTACCTTTAGGGAATATTTGCATTAACTTccaaactttaagtttttcataaaattatccctgactagttgttttagaggaaatttgttaaaaacactagatttgaataatttcaaataaaatacatgaaaaacttgttcggcaagaaaacttgtttgaattaatttggTTCTAGTTTGCCTTCTAGAAGGGAAATATCTTTAAAGAAACCACACGAAacattttattcctttactAGCTTTGATTTTAAAAGATTTATTGATTTGTTCCGAGGAATTAAACTGGTTATATATAAGATAATTTTTGTATATAAACCAAAGGTTtgtttagtaaaacttataattttttttaaaaaaacttggatttttagggtttagcgaggacgtggacttcgattcctagcttgacttttggtgagtgtccgtaCTTGTTTTATGACTAAtgtgttaaagtgctttcttgacttgttatatGATAATTGGAAAGTGTTTTTCCTGAACCATCGAAgtggcagtgtgtactttatcgcactagcctttcgagtggtgatttgcttgaaatgttttctcgaatatcttgcaattgttgactggagcgtggactcgtcaactaaTCTACTAGGCAGGGAAGGGTACTACACCTTAAGGGTGGGAAGGCCTCTTATTCTGACCTGATAACCTCTTGTTGGATgcaacgtcgttgggtgaatttCTCGACCAGTCTATACTAACCTCTTGTTGGAcgcaacgtcgttgggtgaatccctcgaccagtccctaaggtatactcgagtattaccactctcTTGTTTGGCgtttgggcccggtagggggagcAAGATGGTTGGAGTGtgttaaggaaaaaaataatgaatttacatggactttagatagtgagagttgacggagggtcaactacggttCATTTTGATCAAGTACggggaaaatggctcctgagagccctgtatcctactctgtgttgttatacgctttcctacttGTGAATTTAAGCTTGGGACTATTATTTGCTATttgtttatatgattgcatgttttgggcacCACTGAAATTTAGCTCACCAcacgatatttgttttccttaacaggttctggaaatcGAGAGACTTGAAGTCTATCTTATCGTTTTGTAAATATTATCTCAAATCGTACTTGTATCTTTGTTTTGGGttgtcacttgaagctggaaaagtgcaaaccctaagagttggcttgtatgaatttatTTGAGCTTTATCAGTTTGCTGTATGGGTTGTAATGTATATTTGTAGTTTGTGTTGTACTAGACGGAGAGGTATTTAAGAGGGAACAGTTGGATGTTCATtggtaatgttatctctgaagttaatgtgttttaGTATTCCAGTCGTTTAAAGGTTTGGCATGTCCGGATGACAAATTGTGTTTTGGTTTAAGTCATACGGGGATTAGTGGTCAATTTGCTtacgtgagtcctggcgagagttaggcagacgacccgccaaccttctggttcgccttagggagaagtggggacgCCACACGGTGCATACACACAATATCAGAATTAACTCAGGACAAATTACTCTTTCTCTAAATTTTagttaaaataggaataaacCAAATCGCCAAATAACAATACCAATAGTAATAATCTAATGCGGGAAAAATATAAGGCACAGGACACCAGGATTTTTACgtgaaaaattcaaattgaaaaaaatcacaGGATTTAGTCTAGTAAAAAATTTCATTATCACAATAATAGGAATACACACATCTATCTGGAATatccaaataataataataccaCCAATATCAACCAAGTCAAATCGTTACAAAATCACCTCCAAAAAACTACAATTGTCAAAGAAATGGATTTGAAACGATGTTaccaaatgaagaagaaaatccaAAATCTGAACTAATAGATGAGTAGAATTTGACGAGAGGATCGCGTGtgtaaaatttcatttcaatcggATTTCGAATTATCCTCCAATCAAGATCTtgaagtttctctctctctGGCTTCTttattctttctctctctttgtttttctccaaacaagcaaaagtgaccgctgacttttttttttctcaagaaTGAAAACCTATGACTTTGTTTTGTGGTTTGGCTCACAAATGGGTTAGCCCACAAACCaaacaatctccccctccaACTCATTTGGGGGGCTCCACCAAACTTGTTTCTTGTCTGTAAAACAAGAGTTTCTCCTTTGGTAATGCCTTGGTCAACATGTCAGCATAATTATCATTTGTATGCACCTTCTCAAGTGTTAATAATTTGGAATCTAGTACTTCTCGAATCCAATGATATCTCACATCAATGTGTTTGGATCAAGAGTGAAATGTAGAATTTTTACACAAATGAATAGCACTCTAACTATCACAGTAAAGACTATATTTTTCTTGCTTCATACCCAACTCCTGaaaaaatttttgcaatcaaagaGTCTCCTTGCATGCTTCATTGGTTGCGATATACTCTACTTTCGTATTGGAAAGGGCGATACACTTCTGTAACTTATTTTGTCATGACATTGCTCACCCTGAAAAAATCATCAAGTACCCAAATGTGGATTTTCTATAGTCAAGATCACATGCCATATCTGCATCCGTGTACTCGTCTAGTATGGTTTTACCATTGTCGAAACACAGACACAATTTAGAAGTTTTCTTGAGATACTTGAGAATCCATTTGACAACATTCCAATGCTCCTCACCAGAATTGAAAAGATAACAACTCACTACTCCAACTGCACGAGCAATATCTAGCATGGTGCAAACCATAACATACATCAAACTACCAACAGTTGAGACATAAGGAACCTTCTTCAtgtctttttaatttttctcactTGTAGGACactatttgatgctcaatttaaAGTGACCCACAAGTAGAGTAAAGATTTTCTTAGTTTTACTCATGTTAAACCTGTTAAGCACCTTCTTAATGTACTTTTCCTGAAAGAACCAAAGCTTTTCATTTTGCCTGTCCTGATAGATTTTCATCCCAATAATTTGTCTAACCGAACCCAAATCCTTCATTACAAAGGATTTACTTAGTTCCTTTTTCAACTTGTCAATTTTCATAATATCACGATCAACAATtagcatgtcatcaacatacagTAACAGAATAATAAAATCACcatctgaaaattttttcacaTAAACACAGTGATCAGAAGTAGTCCTGTGATACTCATGGCTTGTCATGAACGAGTTAAACTTCTTGTACCACTGTTTCGATGCCTGTTTCAACCCATACAAGTTCTTCTTGAGATAACATACAAGATTTTCCTTGTTACTTTCTTTGAACCCCTCCGATTGTTTCATGTAGATCACATTTTTCAAGTCATCATGCAGGAGGCTGTCTTCACATCAAGTTGCTCAATCTCTAAATTTAAGTTGGTTGGAATACCCAGAACAATTCGAATTAACGACATCTTTACCACAtgagagaaatttttttcaaaatctacaCCTTTCTTTGTACTTTGGTTGTGAACTGCACTCCTAAGTTTTTAACCTGTAAACCCATTTGTTTTTCAGAACTCTCTTGCACTTAGGCAATTTCACTAAATCATAAGTATGATTCTCATGCAGGGACACCATCTCCTTTTACATGGCTCGCAACCAATCTTCATTGTTCTCATACTCTAGACCATCACAGTAGGACTCTGACTCTTCTCCATCTATCAACAACTCATATTCATGAGGATTATATTTGCTAGAAAGTCTTCTCTCTCTGATAAATCTCCAAAGCTTATCTTGTAGTGGTGGTAGTGCAGTAAGTGGTGCCTCGTGCTCAGATTCATTAGCAGTAGGATTATCACCATCATCAACATCCTCTCTCTACTCTGTCTCAGTCCCCCTTGATTAAAATCAATAGGTATTGGAACTGGATCTAGATTTGGATTTGAACTAGTAGGAATGTCATTTGAGGATTTTGGATTATCACCTTTATCAAcatttatcaatattttcaatgGTTTGATCTTCAAAGAAGATAACATCTCTACTCCTAATCACCTTCTTTTTAACAGGATCATATAGCCTATAGCCAAAATTTTCATGTCGATAACCTAAGAAAATACACTATTTTGATTTTATATCAAGTTTTGACCTTTTATCTTTGAAATATGAATAAATGCCTgacaatataaaaattttcaaatgtttaaAGGACACATCTTTTTTCAGGACACATCTCTCTGGGACATCACTATCTAGAGGAACTGATGGAgaaagatttatcaaatcaaCTGCAATCCTTATTGCCTTACTCTTAAAGGATTTTGGCAGTTTAGTATTGGAAAGCATACATCTTACCCGCTCAGTGATGGATCTATTCATTCTCTCTATTATTTCATTCTCTTGAGTAGTTTTTGGTACTGTATTTTCTAGTATGATCCCTCGAGATTTGCAGTAACTTTCAAATGGTCCCCTGCACTTAGCACTATTGTCAACACGAACACATTTTAACTATTTGCCAGTTtctctttcaattttgttatgaaAATCTTTAAATACATCGAAAACCTGATCTTTGGATTTCAAAACAAAACACCAaacctttttttcaaaattatcaataaaagttacaaaataaacaacacTACCAAGAGACTTATCTTTCATATAGCAAATATCAGTGTGTACCAACTCTAACatattcaattttctagatggagaaaaattttaaaatgcaaTTCCGTATTGTTTCCTATAAATGCAGTCAACACAAAGTTTAAGTGCATTACCTCTAATTTCAGGAAGGAGTTGCTTGCGAATAAGTTTTTGAATTCCCTTTTCACCCATGTGCCCAAGTCGCCTATGCTAAAGGTCAATTGAGAAATCATGAACAGCATTCACTTTTTCCTTCCTCAATTTGGCTTGCATCAAGTAGAGGACACTATGCTTCTTTCCTCTGACAACAATGATATTTTCTTTGCTGAGTTTTCATTTGTCTCCACCTTGTGAGTTATGGTAGCTCTCATCATCAagttttttttatagaaataaaattaaagcaaatatCAGGAACATATCGAACATTTCTCAAGATCAGTTGACACCCAGTATTCGtgtttaaatatatatatctcCAATGCCAATAACTTTGCACGAAACCTTATTTCCATCCTAACATAGTCAAAATCTTCTTTGGTGTAGGTTGGGAAGAAATGCCTGTGTGGAGTAACATGGTAGGATGTACTGGAATCAACTACCCAATCCCGTCATAACAGATAATATTCACCAGACCATCATTACAGAACATAAACATATTATCATGAGTTGTCACAACTGCTGTAGTCTTCTCATCATCTTTTTCCTTTGCCTTACCTTTTTTCTCAACCTgatcccgttttaaaattctgcaCTCCTTCATATAATGTCCATTCTTTTTGCAATAAAAACATGCAATATTTTTTCGCGACTCAAACCTGCTTCTAGATTTGTTATTTCTGTTGTGGGGTCCTCTACTTTTGCttctcccccttttttctttttttttttctgtcaccAAAATTTGGGACTCATAGATAATTCTTTATTCTTTCCTCCTGAATTCTTTATTTATCACAACTTCTTTTGCAATAGCCATGGTCAACACACCGTTGGGAGTTGAATTGCTGACAAAGACCGCCATGGTTTCACAACTATCTAGTAGTGTATTGAATAATAATGAGCCTGCACTTCATcatccaaattcaaatttaacataGTTACTTGATTTATTAATCCCTGAAAATTACTCAAGTGTTCAATCATATCTTTCCCATCTTTATATTTCATCCGAGTAATCTGCTTCATACAACTAGTCTTGTTCAAATCAGTTTTTTGTTCATACATGCTCTCAAGCTTATTTTACAATACATCAGCTTTGGTGTCATTAGCAAAAtgctgaaaaatattttgaccaaTCCATTTTCTAATATTACCAACAGTTTTTTTGTGCATAACAAcccatttttcatcattcacaTCATTTGGTCTACCCTTATCCCCTAGAACAGGTTCAAATAAATCTATACAATATAGGTAGCCTTCCATTTTAGACTTTCAAATCGAATAATTAATTGCATTCAATTTTATCATACAATCACTATCTGAATCATCCATTTTAACCAATATAAATGAGTAGCTCAACCTgactgctctgataccactttgtTGAAAAAGAAGTACTGGTGTAgcctaggggtgcaaacgagtcgaaTCGAGTCGAGCATTGAACTTATCGAGTCAGGCTTGACTACtgtatactcgagctcgagctcaagaaaattgagctcgagctcgactcgaataagtAAGAAGTTGGCTTGAGTTCGACTCAATAAGGCTCGATTTACTCAATTCGACAAGAGCTCGAAATGGCTCGAATTTAGTTCAAAAATTTCTATCACTAAACATAACCAACTTTATTTAACCTGACTCCAATAGACGTTTTAAGCTATTTAATGCCTTGCAAACTTGAATTTAACAATTCCAGACATGAATTAAAAGTAACAACAAACAAGTTCTTCATTGTCCAATAATATATGCACCAAATTAGAAAAAAATGTCCACAACTCTACATACATAATTGTTTCACAATTTTTCAATTCAAATGTCCAATGCCttaaacaaactcaaaaaacaaGGAACAAATAGTTTGAAATCACTCAAGATTAAGTCCTCCAGCAACCAATAGCCTTGAGTCTTAGATTCTTTCGCCCACAACCGTGCACTAAGTATCAATAGAAACAAAAACAAGTCATTTGACTTGAAGCAAAATAATCTAATATAGCTAACTCAAGATAATCAATCCCAATTTGATGCAAAATAGACTAACATAATCAACTCAAGATAACCGATGTCATTTTCTACATAAATGGATAGATTACAAATATGTCAAAAGCTCAAAGTTGAATATATAGATTACCTAAAAACATGTAGAGCCTCAAGGTATAGGTAATAAAATCTCCCGTGCTGACTTCACTTtctgtaaaataaaaaaaaataatatcaaaGATTATGTTTAAGCCAACTATAAGATACATTTCAAATATAGTAAATTGTTACATAATtaccttctctcttttcttaatTCCGTGTAGCTTCCGACACCAATCACCAACGTACATCAACATTTCCACAGTTTCAGGAGCCAAAGAAGCACGATATGAATCAATCACCCTCGTTCCAGCACTAAATGTCGCTTCTGAAGCCAAGGTGTTGATAGGAATGGCTAAAATATCAGCAACCATCTTAGGTAAAATCTTGTATTTTGTCGTGTTTTCCATCATTTCAAGGCATCTAAATTGACAATATCTAAGCTCGTATCCTCTGTAGCAGTAAAAAGACTATCTTCAAAGTAGGTGTCCAATTCATTCTTCTGTGGTTGTACACTTTCCACAGTAGCAATATGAGATAGAAACTCACTCATACACGTAACATGTGTTATTGTAGAAGATGAACCACTACTAGTCATGTTAACCGGATCATTTGTCACTACTTGAGAGCTCGCTCCAGAAGCACTTGAACTTGAAACATGTATCTCTACATACTTAGCATATAGATCATACAATGCTTGCCAGACCTTATCTATATTCAATTGCACTTCATGCGGAGGATATatcaatggaaagcaatagttgATGACTCTCATTTTGCACCTAAGATCTAAGATAGCTGCTATAGACATCAACAAGTTGCACTCACCCCAATACTTGTCAAATTTCATCTTCATCCTCTGAACCATTGTTCGAACAAAGTAGTTTGCATCATTTGCTTTGCTATCTAGTAATACTTTTATCCGACACACTTCACTTAAATATAAATTAGATGTCGGATAATCACTTCCTAATATTATATGAGTTGCAGTCTAGAAAACTTGTAAAATATTGCGcactttttctacattttttcaaTCTTCTATGGTTGcacaaaaatcataacttggTTCTCTATCTTTGAATCTAGGGAACACCTCTTGGAACTTAAGAGCACAAGCAAGCATCTCATAGGTAGAATTCCATCTTGTTTTGCAGTCATAGAGCAGTACATTTCCGGGCAATCGTAGTTGTTTTACAATTTCAGCAAAGATCAAGCGTCTCCCTTCTGTTTTATTTATATACTCCAGAGTGTCCCGTATGGCTTGAACCACATCTTGAATTTCACTAAGACCATCTTGAACCATTAGATTGAGTATGTGAGTGCAGCATCTCACGTGGAATAGCTTCCCTTTGGCTAATAAACACTTGTTTCTAGAGAAGGCATCCTTCAAGCA
It includes:
- the LOC140004806 gene encoding zinc finger BED domain-containing protein RICESLEEPER 2-like gives rise to the protein MVITGHWIDTHWRLQKWVLNFVHVPPPRPGIAIADAIFKCLMDWGLESKVYTVLVDNASNNDTALRCLKDAFSRNKCLLAKGKLFHVRCCTHILNLMVQDGLSEIQDVVQAIRDTLEYINKTEGRRLIFAEIVKQLRLPGNVLLYDCKTRWNSTYEMLACALKFQEVFPRFKDREPSYDFCATIED